The candidate division TA06 bacterium genome has a window encoding:
- a CDS encoding transketolase family protein, producing MIPTNKHHLVTDLNFKTIEQKPTRFGYAEALLELGRVNQDVVVLDADLAKSTLSGKFQEKYPQRFFNIGIAEQNMLGMAGGLSLAGKIPFVNTYGVFLAGRAWDQIRTSVCYGDLNVKIIGAHGGLSVGPDGATHQALEEIALMRVLPNMRVIVPCDSNQAYQATLEAAKIKGPVYIRLGREPVPVITTDKTPFHFGKAQTCRQGNDVTIFACGLMVYLSLVAAEKLEKKGISARVINLHPVKPIDKKAIIKAAKETRCIVTAEEHQQMAGFGSAIAEVVVQNCPVPMEMVGVRDTFGESGQPWELLKKYNLLDGDIIKAATQAVKRKSK from the coding sequence ATGATTCCAACCAACAAACACCATCTGGTCACGGACCTGAATTTCAAGACCATAGAGCAGAAGCCCACCCGCTTCGGCTATGCCGAGGCTTTGCTGGAGCTGGGGCGGGTCAATCAAGATGTGGTGGTGCTGGACGCAGACCTGGCCAAGTCAACCCTCAGCGGAAAATTTCAGGAGAAATATCCCCAGCGCTTTTTTAACATCGGCATAGCCGAGCAGAACATGCTGGGCATGGCCGGGGGGCTGTCATTAGCCGGGAAGATACCCTTCGTCAATACTTATGGCGTTTTTCTGGCCGGGCGGGCCTGGGATCAGATCCGGACCTCCGTCTGCTACGGGGACCTGAACGTCAAGATAATCGGGGCGCACGGCGGCCTGTCGGTGGGCCCGGACGGCGCCACCCACCAGGCCCTGGAAGAGATAGCGCTTATGCGGGTCCTGCCCAACATGCGGGTCATCGTGCCTTGCGATTCCAATCAGGCCTACCAGGCCACGCTGGAAGCGGCCAAAATAAAAGGTCCGGTGTATATCAGATTAGGGCGCGAACCGGTGCCGGTGATCACTACTGACAAAACGCCGTTTCATTTTGGCAAAGCCCAGACCTGCCGTCAGGGCAATGACGTGACGATCTTCGCCTGCGGGCTGATGGTCTACCTTTCGCTGGTAGCAGCCGAAAAGCTTGAAAAGAAAGGCATCTCGGCCCGGGTCATTAATCTTCACCCTGTAAAACCGATTGATAAGAAGGCCATCATCAAGGCGGCCAAAGAGACCAGGTGCATAGTCACCGCCGAGGAGCACCAGCAGATGGCCGGCTTCGGTTCGGCCATAGCGGAAGTGGTGGTGCAGAACTGCCCGGTGCCGATGGAAATGGTGGGGGTGCGGGACACCTTTGGAGAGTCGGGCCAGCCCTGGGAGTTGCTGAAGAAGTATAATCTACTTGATGGAGACATTATAAAAGCCGCTACACAAGCTGTTAAAAGGAAAAGCAAATAG
- a CDS encoding TMEM165/GDT1 family protein, whose protein sequence is MNWKIFGAAFVTLFLAELGDKTQLAVITMTSESKSWLSVFLGGSLALVCVTLIGALFGQAIIKVIPQNILHYVAGGLFIVMGVLAILGKL, encoded by the coding sequence ATGAACTGGAAAATCTTTGGAGCCGCATTCGTCACCCTGTTCCTGGCCGAGCTGGGCGACAAGACCCAACTGGCCGTGATCACCATGACCTCGGAATCCAAGAGCTGGCTCTCGGTCTTTTTGGGCGGCAGTCTGGCCCTGGTCTGCGTAACCCTGATCGGGGCGCTGTTCGGGCAGGCCATCATCAAGGTCATCCCGCAGAACATCCTGCATTACGTCGCCGGGGGGCTGTTCATCGTGATGGGCGTGCTGGCGATATTAGGGAAGCTTTAA